A window of Punica granatum isolate Tunisia-2019 chromosome 8, ASM765513v2, whole genome shotgun sequence genomic DNA:
CTCCGAACTTGATGGAAAATATGGGGTGGGACTTTTCCGTCCATCAAGTTCAGATGAAAAACCGACAGTGGCATACATTTCAAACAAAAGTCAAAATTTAGGTTGTCTCAGAAATTTTTTGAAGTATTGGTTAAAATTGAGACCACAagggattatatatatatatatattggcgTGTTGGCATTCCCTGCCTATATTATGTTTGCTTTGCGATAGACTTGGGGTTGAGTAGGGACAAGGGTGCGATGATATAGGACTAATCGAATAATTGTGCATTCTCATTCATAGGCCTAATTGTTCTTCTTGCGGTGATAGCTCTTTCATTCTTTGTTCTGTTTCTTCAGGTATAACTATACGAATTCatgatttattttgtattttggtTTGATTTGTGCTCAAAGAATCATGCAACCCGTCATGTCCTCCACGAAATCATACGAGTACATTTGTTTTGGTGCCACTATCTgttatttattacttattaATGGCAAAATATTCTTTTGTAGCGAACTGAAATCATTTTGGTTTAGTGTGCAAATATAGTTTTGTTCACTTATAATGGGtaatattgatttatttttttcggtgtgcacTCAGATATTCAAAATTCCAATTGTACCTCGACTAATCCCGTTGAGCCGGGTCGGCCCACGAAGGGTAAAGCTCTCCGAACTTtgattttctgcatttacaaAGACTCAAACTTGAGATCTtatttaagcggaacaagTACCGAACTGTTTGAACTAACCCAGGTTGATTAATATtggtttttgtaattttacaGGATACAAGTAACTTACGATTTCCAGAGTGATGATCCAAGCATGAAGATAGAATTCTCAAGCAATAACCCACCAAGTTTCTCCCTCTGCTAACTCTAGTACAAAATGACCTTTTATAGGTGTTATTATGACATTTAGTAGCAATTATAATTGCTGCAAAAACCTTTACCTGCGATTAATCAATTGCCATTAGATCCACTGTTGTTAAAGGTTATAGAGGCAATTCATACAATTGctggtaaaaataaaaataatcacCACTAAAGGTATATACTTTTAATGGCTATTTTTGTAGCTATTACAATTGCCACTAAATCTTagaatgtaaatttttttttggccataaTCTTGCAATGTACTATTCAAATGATTTTTACTGGCTTTTATAGTTGCCACATACGTAACCATAGAATGGAATCTTCTATTACTCCAAAACTAATATACTTGGATTAATTTGTCACAAGCAAGAAAGTATATTGCGAAATACTTGAACAATGAACTTCAATTTCCACATGAATTACAATTCAAGTACTAAAAGAAACTCAATCACTTTAACCCCATCATCGCCCAATGtaacttttcatatccttgtTGTTTGAACAATCCAGCAAAATTCATTGAAGCATTATGGAAAAGCCACGAGGATGACTGTAACATTTGAAGCGAATCCTCTACGAACTTCGGGCATCTACTGACAGtaagataaaatattttagtcAGCTTTCAGCACTGcattaaaataaaagcatAGTTCTAACATTTTGCTCAACAATTCTCACATTCTACTCTGCAACAGCTACATATAGGCCTGCTCCTCCCTTAAGTGAACGGCCTCAACCAATGAAAAATGTCTCCTAATCACAAAATCTGAAATGCAATTAAATCTCAGAGATCTCCACGCACCAATTGCAATAAGAAACTAGACAAACAAGTTCAGCCATTACAGAtcaacataatataaataagcAGCTCCCCAatacaaaaggaaaaactacGAACTACAAAGCTTGGATAAGAATACCCCAATAATATCGCCAAACATCAGCGGTCCAAGTCCAATCGGCGAGGACTGATATAAATAAGTTCGTACGGGCAAACGAAGAGCACTCCGAGCATCCCATCCAATCTGCACACATATTTTCTTCTCTATATGTATGTAGATCTTTTTCAGATCTATCTTAATAGACATAAACCTCTTATCTCCCCGCATTCTGCTCATAGTGTGCACCATCTCCTGAGCAATAACAATATTGTCTTGAATATGCCTGCCCACGACAAGGTTCACCTGATTCGGGAAAACCAATTTTGCCATATAACCTTGAAGTCTATTAGCCACCAGTTTAGTAATGAGCTTGTACGGTACATTGCATAAGCTTATGGGTCGGAAATTATGCACCGTTTCCGGAAGCTCAACCTTTGGAATAAGGACAATGAGAGCGTCGTTAAACAAAGCAACTGGAACACTTCCCTTGAAAACACCACGAATAAAATCATAGACTGACTGTCCCACAATATTCCAGTTGTGTTGGTAGAAAATTGTCTGAAAGCTATCCGGCCACGGGGCTTTGAAGGGTGGCATTTCAAATGGAGCTCTCCTCACCTCCTCCAAAGAGAAAGGAGAATTGAGCCCCTGCAACCCGGTAACCACCCTCCCAGCAAAGCCATTAAGTATCTCTTCAAGCTCATAGTCCTTCAGAGGGGCATGCAATGAATGGAAATGAGAAACAACAATAGGCTTTAATGGTTCATCCTCAATAATCCATGAGCTTGAGTCGTCTCTCAGCATCAAAATACGCAATTGTTTCCTTTTAACAATAGCTTTTGCAAGGAAATAACGCCTATTCTTATTCTCGCACTGAATCCATCAACTTCGAGATTTTTGAAACCATAAGACTTTCTCTTGTGCTAAGGTTTTTTCAAGCTCCAAAGAGAGCTGCACTTCCAGTCGACATAGAAAGGGGTTCGGTTGAATGTATTATGCCCACTGAACACCTGATAACAGAGCCTTTACCCTTCTATACGTATTTGAATATTTCCGAAGACCTCCCTATTCCACTGTTGTACATTATCACGAAAACTTACTGGGTTCATAGCGAAGCTCAGACTGGACTGCCATGAAGACTGAAGCATTCGAGGAAAGTTTGAATGCGTGTGCCAGGCTGCTAAATAACGAAATGGCCTCTGAACCCGCTGGTCTGGTCTGAAACCGCTTATATCCAACAGAAGTGCATGATGACCAGATTTGAAACAAGGTAGCACCCGAACTGCCTCCTCGGGGAAAGCACTTCTCCAAGAAGCATTACAAACAGCTCGATCAAGCCGCTTGAATACTACCTGCTCATAACCCGTGAACTCTTGGCCCCTCCAAGTAAAATGAGGCCCGCTGCTACCCAAATCCATGAGACTGCAATCTTCAAGGGTATCCCGAAACCACAAGGCAGGCATTGGATTGAAGGTCCCCTCCACTCTTTTCACTGGGATGGAGAATCTCGTTAAAATCCCCAATGACCAGCCACTGTCCCATAACATCAAAAGAGAGCGATCTGAGGAACTCCTACAGCTCGCGTTGAGATTCCTCAACAGGATGTCCATATACCGCCATTAGAAACCAACATTGTCGATTATATTCAATTTTCAAGTGAACCGCCTGATTATGCCTTCGGATCTCAGTCAAAAGGATTCTGTTCGGTCTCCAAAAGACCCATATGCCTCCCGAAAACCCTCAAGCCTCCACATGGATATAAGAGAAATCCCTGAGTTTCCGACAAATTGTATCGTCATTCGATCCACTAATACGTGCTACAACAACAAAAACATTTGGACGGTCAGAACGAATAAAATCCCTAGCTGCTCGAGTAAAACACAGGGGTATGTGCAGTGCGACAATTCCAACATAATATGCATAATAACAGAAAAATGGAAATGAGAGGACACAACTCACTAAGAGCTCAGTCCAGCATTTGGACATCAAGGCCATCCAGAGCCTTATCCTGTTGGTTGAATAAAATCGACTGCTACTCAGGCACTACTTCGTCAACACTCGAATTAGATGGCTGGATGGCATCCTCCACCATCATGTCCGATTACTTTATCTGCCTATCCCGAGCAGTATTGTCCGGGTCCAGATTCGGGGCCCTCGAACCATACCCATCCACAGGTGGTGCAGCGATCACCGGGTTGACCCAGTCCCTCCATAGCACCCACTCCGTAAACAGGGGCTCGAGAAGGTTACCCCTCCCAAGTCGTTTGCAATGGATTGGGCAGAATGCTTGGAATTGACTCCAAACTACTCGGAACAGGGGCCTCCTTATTCCCATCAACTTTGACCGAGCCGGTCACAGCTCTAGCAGGATCTTAACTACCCTTCTGGGTCGGGACTCTAACAGACCTACAACCTTCAGTCTCCTTCTGGGCCGGGCTCCTTCGAGGCCTACCATCAGCAATACCTGACCCGACTGTCTCATTGGTCTCCTATCCACTGCAGCATGAGAGAATTCCTCATCTACAGGTACGGAAAAACACTACCAGCCACAAAATCCGCCTCTTTCCCCTGAAAATTCTTCTCTTGCCAATCGTGGAATCCATAACAGCAAATCACGATGCCGAATTCACTGCCTTTCTTTTATTCTTCCCAGTAGATTCCTGGTTCGTAACTGTTCCTCCCAAGCCGCTCCTTGATTTCCGCCCTGGTTTTTGGGCAAGCATCCAAGGACCTAACAGATCCCTAAGGGCTTGTTTGATAGTCATCGTTGCGGAGGTCATTCCCAGTCTAGTAGCCAAGGCTGAATCACTGTTGGCTGGCTTAGTTGCTACAGCTGTCCCGAGCTCCTCCCACAGTACCCCTTCTATCGTTTTCTTCTTAGCAGCAGCAAGATCAGTTGTGGGGCAGTCCTGCTTATGCCCATACCTGCCGCAGCCGAAGCATACCAGATGAATCCCTTCATATTCCATGAGAAAATGTCTTCCGAGGACCCTAAACTTTGCTCAGAGTTGTTGGTTCAGATTGAATTCCACACATAGACGACCGAAATTGCCCTTCTCAAACTGTTCCGTGTCAATGTCAATTTTGACCGTCTTACCCAGATGGTTCCCAATCTCTTGGAGCCAGTTTCCATTGTAATACCGCAATGGAAACACAGGAATGCACACCCAGACAGCCGCTTTGGCAATTTGAGCTTCTTCATGATCGAAGTTTAGAACCCACTCCCGCAAAGTGAGATAGTGCCCTAATATCATCCACGGAAAGTGAGAACGATCCTCCCGGTGTTCAAACTTCACAAGATAGCAGTCATTCCCCAAGCTGATGACCTTCAGATCGCCTTTTGGTTTCCACAGGAGCATGAGACACTTCTTCAAATACATATAGCCCACGCGTCTCCCCAGGACCTTCACGATGAGGGAGCCCCACCAAGGTTCCTAAAAGGTACGAAGTTGATCCCTTGTGAAACGAATGTTAGGACATGTCTCCTCATCATTCGATCCATCAGCTTCCACTGCAAAAGGAAAGAACGCTTCAAGCTCTGAAATCGGAGGTTCCCCGAACTcgtttcttccttcttttgaGGACTCCCCCTCTCCACAAACTGTCTCCTTGTATGATGGTTTCCTCTCCCAAAACTGTCATCCTTGACCTTTTCCATTTCCAGATACCCTCCAGAAGATAGCCCATCGTCATTATTCGCTCGCTTCTTCTAGCGCTGCAGATTATCCTTCTCCTGAGTAAAGAGAGCACTTGCGTccattttttcatttcatacTAGACCCTTTTTGATATTTGAATAACTGTTCTGAGGGATTTGTAACTATTGCCACTAAATGGCTAGAAACTTTTATCTCGGTACATTATTTAGTAGCTATTATTTAATTGCCACTAAATAATTGCCAGTAAAGCAACAATTTGCTGTAGCATGAGATCGAATGAATACTTTGCTCTATCTGTTCCTTTCGGTTGAAGTCTTTATATAGGTGAATATATGTCAGACCTTTAAATCTTTTAGCATGACTTGATCACAATCCAACGATGAACCTCTCCTTTCCGCACTAGTTTCATTACTGGGGAAAGAATTAGTCCCTTGTTAACCACTAAAAGGATGAAATCAACCCTGTCTCCAATCTCCGTTTAGTCTCACTTTATTCTAAGTCTGAATATAGGCTTTTCTGCATCTATCGGTGAAATTATCGTCATTTACAAACAAAAGCTAAGAAACATTGCAAATGCGAGTCTTCCACGTTCGACTTTCTTTGAAAATGGAGTCTATATCGTCACGCCAAACTGTAAAT
This region includes:
- the LOC116188792 gene encoding uncharacterized protein LOC116188792; the encoded protein is MDILLRNLNASCRSSSDRSLLMLWDSGWSLGILTRFSIPVKRVEGTFNPMPALWFRDTLEDCSLMDLGSSGPHFTWRGQEFTGYEQVVFKRLDRAVCNASWRSAFPEEAVRVLPCFKSGHHALLLDISGFRPDQRVQRPFRYLAAWHTHSNFPRMLQSSWQSSLSFAMNPVSFRDNVQQWNREVFGNIQIRIEG